A portion of the Deltaproteobacteria bacterium genome contains these proteins:
- a CDS encoding response regulator: protein MKKKVLVVDDEEGIRLLYKEELEEEGLEVQVASSGEEALKKLELDDYNLVILDIKMPGMDGIEVLRHIKERWKSVPVIIATAYHHYKQDFGTWASDAYIVKSPDMRELKEVVKGILHNIG, encoded by the coding sequence ATGAAAAAAAAGGTCCTTGTTGTTGATGATGAAGAAGGGATAAGACTCCTTTACAAAGAAGAACTGGAAGAAGAAGGACTTGAGGTGCAGGTTGCCTCCTCAGGTGAGGAGGCTTTAAAAAAACTGGAACTGGATGATTATAATCTTGTGATTCTGGATATAAAGATGCCCGGAATGGATGGTATAGAGGTTCTAAGACACATTAAAGAGAGGTGGAAGTCTGTGCCTGTAATAATTGCAACAGCATATCACCATTACAAGCAGGATTTTGGAACATGGGCATCAGACGCATACATAGTAAAATCACCAGACATGCGGGAACTAAAGGAAGTAGTCAAGGGCATACTCCATAATATAGGCTAA